The following coding sequences lie in one Bdellovibrionales bacterium genomic window:
- a CDS encoding DUF3820 family protein, translated as MFDTECLVKLANWKMPYGKYKGYRMMDLPESYVVWFSKTGFPEGELGELLAILYEIKLNGLEGLLRPLKEY; from the coding sequence ATGTTCGATACAGAGTGCTTAGTTAAACTTGCCAATTGGAAAATGCCCTACGGGAAGTACAAGGGCTACCGGATGATGGATCTTCCTGAATCTTATGTGGTGTGGTTTTCTAAGACGGGCTTTCCCGAGGGAGAATTAGGAGAGCTATTGGCCATACTCTACGAAATTAAACTGAACGGTCTTGAGGGTCTTTTAAGACCGCTCAAGGAGTATTGA
- a CDS encoding NAD(P)/FAD-dependent oxidoreductase gives MSGRRIVIIGGGAAGFFTAINAAENLKSKGLPGEVQLLELSGSTLKKVRISGGGRCNVTHNLFEPRAFCERYPRGAKELLSAFQRFQAKDTLEWFEKRGVPIVAEEDGRMFPVTNSSETIIECFTEAARAAGVKLQLHHKAEAVRKNEDGTLTVEIRNSDTIIADAVMIATGSSAQGYELAKNVGHTITELAPSLFSFKVTDPLLEELSGLSFENAEVKLLIPNEKPFKERGPLLITHWGVSGPAVLKISAWAAREMLHADYKADLKVNWLGAQRIDEVLDLLKSIKSQAVKSQVHNIYPEQLAKRFWVKVLAKAQVSEDKRWADVSNKEIQQIAEVLFATEFKVLGKNRFKDEFVECGGVSLKEIDFKTMQSKLVPGLYFAGEVLDVDGITGGFNFQNAWTGGWIAAQSMVG, from the coding sequence GTGAGCGGGCGCAGAATAGTGATCATCGGCGGTGGCGCCGCAGGATTTTTTACGGCCATCAATGCCGCCGAAAACTTAAAATCCAAAGGCCTTCCGGGAGAGGTGCAACTTTTAGAGCTCTCGGGGAGCACACTCAAAAAAGTCAGAATCTCTGGCGGCGGCCGCTGCAACGTCACGCATAATCTGTTCGAACCTCGCGCCTTCTGCGAGCGTTACCCGCGAGGGGCTAAAGAACTCCTCTCAGCGTTTCAAAGATTTCAAGCCAAGGACACGCTGGAGTGGTTCGAAAAGCGCGGAGTCCCTATCGTTGCCGAAGAGGACGGGCGCATGTTTCCCGTTACAAATAGTTCAGAGACCATCATCGAATGTTTTACCGAGGCCGCGCGCGCCGCGGGCGTAAAGCTGCAATTGCATCACAAGGCCGAGGCCGTTCGCAAGAACGAGGACGGGACACTCACGGTGGAGATTCGCAACAGTGACACCATCATCGCCGATGCCGTCATGATCGCGACGGGCAGTAGTGCTCAAGGTTACGAGCTTGCCAAAAATGTAGGGCACACCATTACCGAGCTTGCACCGTCGCTATTTAGTTTTAAAGTGACCGACCCCTTGCTCGAAGAGCTCTCAGGCTTAAGCTTCGAAAACGCCGAAGTGAAATTGCTGATCCCTAACGAAAAGCCATTTAAGGAACGGGGACCTCTGCTCATCACCCATTGGGGAGTGAGTGGACCCGCAGTCTTAAAAATCTCCGCATGGGCCGCACGCGAAATGCTCCATGCCGACTACAAAGCCGATCTCAAGGTGAATTGGCTCGGAGCTCAACGCATTGACGAAGTTTTAGATCTGCTCAAGAGCATAAAATCCCAGGCCGTCAAATCCCAGGTCCACAATATCTATCCCGAACAGTTGGCCAAACGCTTCTGGGTGAAAGTTTTAGCCAAAGCCCAAGTCTCCGAAGACAAGCGTTGGGCCGATGTCTCTAACAAAGAAATACAGCAAATCGCCGAAGTCCTTTTCGCCACCGAATTTAAAGTCTTAGGAAAAAATAGATTCAAAGACGAATTTGTCGAATGCGGAGGAGTCTCCCTCAAAGAAATCGATTTTAAAACCATGCAGAGCAAATTAGTCCCAGGCCTTTATTTCGCCGGCGAAGTCCTCGATGTCGACGGAATCACTGGCGGCTTCAACTTCCAAAACGCTTGGACCGGCGGCTGGATCGCCGCGCAGAGTATGGTTGGTTAG
- a CDS encoding recombinase family protein, which yields MREIQEQTGFAKSSIRESLRSHGYTLRPTRIGPNHHGSQSLPRRSPVLPYGYGWLDGRLVPDPSEYRVVQKILQLWQKGESSRSIANILNDQQIKSRSSKKWFHGLVISIVKRHQQRGESHDSK from the coding sequence TTGCGAGAGATTCAAGAGCAAACAGGATTTGCAAAATCATCGATCCGTGAATCGCTGCGGTCTCATGGCTACACACTTAGGCCAACAAGAATTGGACCGAACCATCATGGATCGCAGTCCTTGCCTCGTCGTTCCCCGGTCTTACCTTATGGCTACGGTTGGCTTGATGGAAGGCTAGTGCCCGATCCAAGCGAATATCGAGTGGTCCAAAAAATACTTCAGCTTTGGCAAAAGGGCGAGAGTTCGCGGTCCATCGCAAATATTTTAAATGATCAGCAGATCAAATCTCGAAGTTCCAAAAAATGGTTTCACGGTCTTGTTATTTCGATTGTTAAGCGTCATCAACAAAGAGGAGAGTCTCATGATTCCAAATAA
- a CDS encoding helix-turn-helix domain-containing protein produces MNSKKPAAARFRNLRSLLELSQRGLAREFGVSAAAVAHWESGSRQASGPALKLLEIFEKQYARSLYKRDELRAE; encoded by the coding sequence ATGAATTCTAAAAAGCCAGCCGCTGCTCGATTCCGAAATCTTAGGTCGTTATTGGAGCTTTCTCAGCGTGGTCTTGCACGTGAGTTTGGTGTGTCCGCTGCTGCTGTTGCTCATTGGGAATCAGGCTCTAGACAGGCTTCTGGTCCGGCCCTCAAACTTCTTGAAATCTTCGAGAAGCAATATGCCAGGAGTCTCTACAAGCGGGATGAATTGAGGGCCGAATAG
- a CDS encoding ATP-binding protein, with the protein MSADLIKQLLRAYANNDSDLFRKSALQIAANESRIGHSKLAEELRELISKMPERSEMISEPINIAQPRGELAELIECTFPQEGFRNVVLGEENEATLKRIVLENRRRSTLQDFGVQATRRLLFFGPPGCGKTLTARVLAAELGLPLMTVRFDALFSKFLGATATHLRTIFNEMSRRPAVYFFDEFDAIGKHRSDAVDVGEVKRVVTSFLQMLDADRSQSPIIAATNFEDLIDRALLRRFDSVVSFPLPTKQQIQSLISTRFAQFEIGSAYLTKIGQQSVGLSFADIARACDDVIRNMALSNRNTPNQEDLKWAFDLLGERKVLLKPKRKR; encoded by the coding sequence GTGTCTGCTGATTTGATAAAACAACTTCTTCGAGCATATGCGAACAATGATTCCGATCTCTTTCGTAAGAGCGCCTTGCAAATAGCGGCCAATGAAAGTCGTATAGGCCACTCTAAGCTGGCCGAAGAGTTGCGCGAGTTGATCTCTAAAATGCCAGAGAGATCAGAGATGATTTCTGAGCCGATCAATATCGCACAACCCCGAGGCGAATTGGCTGAGTTGATCGAATGTACTTTCCCCCAAGAGGGTTTTCGTAACGTGGTTCTTGGAGAAGAAAATGAAGCTACACTAAAGCGCATAGTTCTTGAAAATCGCCGGCGCTCAACCCTGCAAGATTTTGGAGTGCAGGCGACTCGTAGACTGCTTTTCTTTGGCCCACCAGGTTGCGGAAAGACCCTAACTGCGAGAGTTCTAGCTGCCGAACTTGGTCTTCCACTCATGACTGTTCGCTTCGACGCCCTTTTCTCAAAGTTTCTTGGAGCTACAGCAACTCACCTGCGAACCATATTTAATGAAATGTCCAGACGTCCGGCAGTTTATTTTTTCGATGAGTTTGACGCCATCGGAAAACATCGCTCAGACGCCGTTGATGTCGGTGAAGTAAAGCGAGTTGTAACTTCATTCTTGCAGATGCTAGATGCTGATCGAAGTCAGAGCCCAATTATTGCGGCAACTAATTTTGAAGATTTAATTGATCGAGCACTACTGAGACGCTTTGATTCAGTTGTCAGCTTCCCCCTACCAACTAAACAGCAGATTCAATCACTGATTTCGACTAGGTTCGCCCAGTTCGAAATTGGCTCCGCATACTTAACCAAAATTGGCCAACAGTCTGTGGGTTTGAGCTTTGCCGACATTGCCAGAGCCTGTGACGATGTTATCCGCAATATGGCTTTATCTAATCGAAATACGCCAAATCAAGAGGATTTGAAATGGGCCTTTGATCTCCTTGGGGAACGAAAAGTTTTACTGAAACCCAAGCGTAAGAGATAA